From Clostridia bacterium, the proteins below share one genomic window:
- a CDS encoding signal peptidase I, with product MSKDKSTNAPRSTWRKVWNIVSIVLVAIVVLAAVLLMGAKVIGLRTYNVISNSMSPKYVKGDLIYVRPVDVEDIPQEIKEGDVISFVMDPDKPEDDVDEAKKKSGDLLVATHRVWRMDVENSRIITKGDANPSPDVEPRHFKNVIGKVVFKLPLLGDVADWVQNPPGTYIAVTVGAVLLILVFLPDMIGKRVKAKTGQNVIVEDVPTAEEKPDGDDNFQ from the coding sequence GTCTGGAATATCGTCTCCATCGTTCTTGTGGCGATAGTCGTGCTCGCGGCTGTTCTGCTTATGGGCGCAAAAGTTATCGGACTAAGAACATATAATGTCATATCAAATTCGATGAGTCCGAAGTATGTAAAAGGCGATTTGATTTATGTAAGGCCTGTGGATGTGGAAGATATTCCTCAAGAGATTAAAGAGGGCGATGTAATTAGTTTCGTCATGGATCCGGACAAACCCGAAGATGATGTAGACGAAGCCAAGAAAAAGAGCGGCGACTTGTTAGTCGCTACCCATAGAGTTTGGCGAATGGATGTAGAGAACAGTCGGATTATCACAAAAGGTGATGCCAACCCATCGCCGGATGTTGAGCCGCGTCACTTCAAAAACGTAATCGGCAAAGTTGTGTTCAAGCTTCCGTTGCTCGGTGATGTTGCCGACTGGGTGCAGAACCCGCCCGGAACCTACATAGCGGTCACCGTCGGCGCGGTGCTGTTGATTCTCGTCTTCCTGCCCGATATGATAGGGAAGAGGGTAAAGGCGAAAACGGGGCAGAACGTTATTGTGGAAGACGTCCCCACGGCTGAAGAGAAGCCGGACGGCGACGATAACTTTCAATAA